In Oryzihumus leptocrescens, the following are encoded in one genomic region:
- a CDS encoding AAA family ATPase, which produces MTILWSTDPSAAQTYHYAVGGQLRTADSAQAVWRELVAQELLVVAGPDVDLQAVCELAERVRVERPEAGVLLLRRRLEVPVLAQALRSGIREVLVADDLSALSLACTRSLDISRRMAGAGAAQERTGTIVTVFAAKGGCGKTTIATNLSAHLASLGKRVLIVDLDLAFGDVAISLQLDPEHSAADLIAMTGHLDADGVASVVTRHDSGLEAVCAPSSPADADRISGATISELLQVARHVYDFVVVDTPPAFTEHTLAAFDIGDIAILLATPDIPAVKNLRLALNTLDLLGHPQDSRVVVLNRADAKVGLHLPDVVKAIRARIAASLPSSSAVPASINRGVPIVLDEPKHAFSTALRSLAEHHVLTRTPIAPVGPHPELEVPMPRRRDLRKRRRQVTP; this is translated from the coding sequence ATGACCATCCTCTGGAGCACCGACCCCTCCGCCGCCCAGACCTACCACTATGCCGTCGGCGGCCAGCTCCGGACCGCCGACTCGGCCCAGGCTGTCTGGCGCGAGCTCGTCGCCCAGGAGCTGCTCGTCGTGGCCGGGCCCGACGTCGACCTGCAGGCCGTGTGCGAGCTGGCCGAGCGGGTCCGGGTGGAGCGGCCCGAGGCCGGGGTGCTGCTGCTGCGGCGTCGCCTCGAGGTCCCGGTGCTGGCCCAGGCGCTGCGCTCCGGCATCCGTGAGGTCCTCGTCGCCGACGACCTCAGCGCCCTCTCCCTGGCCTGCACCCGCAGCCTGGACATCTCCCGCCGGATGGCAGGCGCCGGCGCGGCCCAGGAGCGCACGGGCACGATCGTCACGGTGTTCGCGGCCAAGGGCGGCTGCGGCAAGACGACGATCGCCACCAACCTGAGCGCGCACCTCGCCTCGCTGGGCAAGCGGGTCCTCATCGTCGACCTCGACCTGGCCTTCGGGGACGTGGCCATCAGCCTCCAGCTCGACCCGGAGCACTCGGCTGCCGACCTCATCGCGATGACGGGACACCTCGACGCCGACGGCGTCGCCTCCGTCGTCACCCGGCACGACAGTGGCCTGGAGGCGGTCTGCGCCCCCAGCAGCCCGGCGGACGCCGACCGGATCAGCGGAGCAACCATCAGCGAGCTGCTGCAGGTCGCCCGCCACGTCTACGACTTCGTCGTCGTCGACACGCCACCGGCCTTCACCGAGCACACGCTCGCCGCCTTCGACATCGGCGACATCGCGATCCTGCTGGCCACCCCGGACATCCCGGCGGTCAAGAACCTGCGCCTCGCCCTGAACACCCTCGACCTGCTCGGCCACCCCCAGGACTCGCGGGTGGTCGTGCTCAACCGCGCCGACGCCAAGGTCGGCCTGCACCTGCCCGACGTGGTGAAGGCCATCCGTGCCCGCATCGCCGCCTCGCTGCCGAGCAGCTCCGCCGTGCCCGCGTCGATCAACCGCGGCGTGCCGATCGTCCTGGACGAGCCGAAGCACGCGTTCAGCACGGCCCTGCGTTCCCTGGCCGAGCACCACGTCCTGACCCGCACCCCCATCGCCCCGGTCGGTCCGCACCCCGAGCTCGAGGTCCCGATGCCGCGACGCCGTGACCTGCGCAAGCGGCGCCGCCAGGTCACCCCGTGA